GTGATAGATAGCCCAAATCCTAAAATGTTACAATCTTCAACAAAATTTTCTTACCTATTGCCAAAAGGTTGCGGGTATAAAAAGTAGAACATTCCAAAGATACTTGCTTGTCCCCCAAAACAAAACTTGCTAAGAACCGAAAACTTACGCCATCCCAGGTTAGAACTTTACGATACACCCATTTTTGGTTGTCGTGTTTCTGTTTTTCAGTCCCATATTTCTGGGCGATTAATTTTCATTGCCCTCAAATACGAAAGGAATTGTCCTGCGTGGACCGATTCATGGTATCCAATCCGTAATAAATAGTTCCCAAGGATTTTTTTGTTTCCATTGCCGGGGTGAATGATTTCCGTTTCGTTCAATTCCCTGTCTGTAAATTGGCGCACGCTTTCCAAAAAGGTATTTCTATGGGGTTGGGCAAATTCAAGTTCGTCAGCAACGCTAATAAAGGGTCGGTTTTTCCAAGGTGTTTGATAATCTGCCATACCCCTATTGTTAATGATTTTATTCCAACCATAATCGGCTTCCAAGACATGCCTTACCATTTCTATGGCCGTCATGGCTTTCTCGTCTGGTTTCCAATCATAATAGCGCTCCGGAAGTCCCTTCCAAAGTTTTATGCTTCTTCTCCTAA
The nucleotide sequence above comes from Maribacter algicola. Encoded proteins:
- a CDS encoding DinB family protein, with translation MTQSELILLNFTEIRRRSIKLWKGLPERYYDWKPDEKAMTAIEMVRHVLEADYGWNKIINNRGMADYQTPWKNRPFISVADELEFAQPHRNTFLESVRQFTDRELNETEIIHPGNGNKKILGNYLLRIGYHESVHAGQFLSYLRAMKINRPEIWD